In Mixophyes fleayi isolate aMixFle1 chromosome 4, aMixFle1.hap1, whole genome shotgun sequence, the following proteins share a genomic window:
- the LOC142150612 gene encoding uncharacterized protein LOC142150612 — protein MSLTGERTYQCSECDKMFRWKSQLIIHLRIHTGEKPFSCSECSKCFNTNSTLILHQRSHTGEKMFSCSECNKCFTSKSLLVEHQRIHTGENPFPCSECSKCFKRKSHLIRHQRIHTGEKPYSCTECKKCFKEKSYLISHQRIHTGEKPYSCSECNKCFKEKSLLVSHQRIHTGEKSFSCSECSKRFGSNSNLILHQMFHTGEKPYSCSECNKHFRTNSHLIMRQRIHTGEKPFSCSECNKCFNQKSSLVRHHVIHTKEKPFSCSKCSKCFKTDSHLVRHQRTHTGKNPFMCSECNKCFKQEITLLTHQRSHTRKSLVSE, from the coding sequence ATGAGTCTCACAGGGGAGAGAACATATCAATGCTCTGAGTGTGATAAAATGTTTAGATGGAAGTCACAGCTGATCATACACCTGCGGATTCACACAggcgagaagccattttcatgttctgaatgtagtaaatgttttaataCCAATTCAACATTAATCCTAcaccagagaagtcacacaggagaaaaaatgttTAGTTGTTCTGAATGTAACAAGTGTTTTACTTCCAAGTCacttcttgttgaacatcagaggatccacacaggagaaaacccatttccatgttctgaatgtagtaaatgttttaaacgGAAGTCACACCTTATTAgacaccagaggattcacactggagaaaaaccatattcatgcACTGAGTGTAAGAAATGTTTTAAAGAGAAGTCATACCTTATTAgtcaccagaggattcacactggagaaaaaccatattcatgctctgagtgtaacaaatgttttaaagagaAGTCATTACTTGTTAgtcaccagaggattcacactggagagaagtCATTTTCATGCTCCGAATGTAGTAAACGTTTTGGGTCCAATTCAAACTTAATCCTACATCAGATGTTTcatacaggagaaaaaccatattcatgctctgaatgtaacaaacatTTTCGTACCAATTCACATTTAATCATGcgccagaggattcacacaggagaaaaaccattttcatgctctgaatgtaacaaatgttttaaccaGAAGTCAAGCCTTGTTAGACACCACGTGATTCACACCAAAGAGAAGCCCTTTTCATGTTctaaatgtagcaagtgttttaagaCTGATTCACACCTTGTTAGGCATCAGAGAACCCACACAGGTAAGAACCCATTTatgtgctctgaatgtaacaaatgttttaaacaagaGATAACACTTCTTACTcaccagagaagtcacacaaggaAGTCACTTGTTTCCGAATAG
- the LOC142150613 gene encoding uncharacterized protein LOC142150613 produces MSLTGQRLYQCSECDKMFRWKSNLIIHQRIHTGEKPFSCSECSKCFSANSKLILHQRSHTGEKMFSCSECNKCFSHKSDLVTHQRIHTGENPFSCSECSKCFKQKSHLISHQRIHTGEKSFSCSECSKCFKQKSHLISHQRSHTGEKSFSCSECSKCFGSNSHLILHQRFYTGEKPYSCSECNKHFRTNSKLIMHQRIHTGEKPFSCSECNKCFKTDSHLVSHQRSHTGEKPFICSECNKCFKQKITLLTHQRSHTRMSLVSE; encoded by the coding sequence atgaGTCTCACAGGACAGAGGCTATATCAATGCTCTGAGTGTGATAAAATGTTTAGATGGAAGTCAAACCTGATCAtacaccagaggattcacacaggcgagaagccattttcatgttctgaatgtagtaaatgttttagtgCCAATTCAAAATTAATCCTCCACCAGAGgagtcacacaggagaaaaaatgtttagttgctctgaatgtaacaagtgtTTTTCTCATAAGTCagatcttgttacacatcagaggatccacacaggagaaaacccattttcatgttctgaatgtagtaaatgttttaaacagaaatcaCACCTTATTAgtcaccagaggattcacactggagagaaatCATTTTCATGCtccgaatgtagtaaatgttttaaacagaaatcaCACCTTATTAGTCACCAGAGGAGTCACACTGGAGAGAAGTCATTTTCATGCtccgaatgtagtaaatgttttgggAGCAATTCACACCTAATCCTGCACCAGAGGTtttacacaggagaaaaaccatattcatgctctgaatgtaacaaacatTTTCGTACCAATTCAAAATTAATCAtgcaccagaggattcacactggagaaaaaccattttcatgctctgaatgtaacaaatgttttaagaCTGATTCACACCTTGTTAGTCATCAGAGAagccacacaggagagaaaccatttatatgctctgaatgtaacaaatgttttaaacaaaagaTAACACTTCTTACGcaccagagaagtcacacaaggaTGTCACTTGTTTCCGAATAG